Below is a genomic region from Geothermobacter hydrogeniphilus.
AACTTATAAAAATCAGCAAAAACATTTTCTGGAATACTAACTTTTTTATTATATGTGGTTGTTTTGAAAAAATGACTCATTCGTTGGGTTCAAATAAGTTGACTCAGGTAATTGATTCAGTATGCAATAAGGTGGATACTCCATCGGCATTCCTACTCAAACATGGGATATTGATGTGGTACAATAAAAATTTACAAGTTGACCAGATATCAGACAAAATCAAAGAGGATGGTTTTTCTGAAACAGCAATCAAAGTAGTCAAAACCATGATCATAAATCATTGTGCAATGCATTCTATTGGATTTCGAGACAAACAAAAAATTGAAGATAAGCTTGGGATTACTGCAAAAAAACTATTGGTTGAGCAATCTAAGGGAAAAGCATTGTCAATGGCAAACAAAAACTGACCAACATTTCAGCTCTTTGGAAATTGAAAATTGACCCACCTGTTCTGAGATGGTTATAACCTGACAGTTGGCCACAAAATGAAGAGATGGTCATGCCGCCCCTGGCTGGGGTAAAGATGGAGTTGTCGAAGCTTCATCAACCTCAGCAAAGGAGAACGTCATGACCACCAAACGCAAAGTAGCACGAAGGAAGCTCAGCTTGCTAGAACTCGCTGCCGAAATGAACAATGTCAGCAAGGCCCGTCAGCAAGGGTGGATTCAAATTGCAAGTGCACCACGAGCGACAGACCAGAACACCTCATGGGGAGTCCGGTATCCGAGACACTTCCGTGGGCGATTATTTAACCGTCTGACGGCCTCTGCAACATCGTCTTCATCGATTTTGCGAAAGTCGACTCCTTTTCGGAAATATTGGCGCAACAAATCGTTGGTGTTTTCGGCACCAAAAAGGGACGCCCATGTAATTAAAAGAACCTATGGGGTCAGGCTTGTAAGATGGTAAGTTTGTCATGGGAAACCCTTGAGGGACGTTGTTTAACTGTTGAATGGGAAGAAGCTCCAAAGCCTTTCGCTACATCTGCTCAAGGATGGTTTTCGTATTTATCTCCCCGCCAAATAGTCTTCGAAAACATAGGGATTCAGAAACTGCCTGCTCCGCAGCAGGTTGCGATCCACCGGGCTCAGTTCGGCCTCGTCGCAGACCTCCTCCCATTTCTGCTTGATCGTCTCGATTTGCCCTTCGATAATTTCCCGTGCTTCCTCCTTTTTCAGCAGGAAGTTGGGGGCCGCCTGCAGGCAGGTGGCCAGCCTGCTTGAACGGTCGTTGCCGACAATCAGCATGGCCTGGGAGGCTTCGTTGCCGCCACAGTCCTGGGGGCAGATGTCGTAGGCCGGGGTCAGGGACAGGGTCTTGCCGTCCCAGAAGGCCGCATGGTTGCGCGCGTGGTCATCGGTATTGCCGCACAGGATGTTGAAGACCAGCCGGGAGAAAAGCTCCCTGAGCGTTTCGCGGGGCTGGTCGAAGTCGTGGCGGATCAGTTCGGCGAAGGTCTCATAGCTGGCATAGCGGCCCATCATCTCGTCGAGCCCGAACAAAGTCAGCGCCGAGATCATCAGCTTCCGGGTCCATCCCGTTGCTGTTTTGCGGCGATCGAAGCGTTCGATCAGCAGCACATCCCGGTGGGCGGCCTTGACGAGTTTGACCGGGGCGACATTCATCCCGGCCAGCTGAGCGAGGCGCATGGCGACAAACTCAGCCTTAACGACATTGCGGGTGTCGGTGGTCGATGAGAACTTGGCGATGTATTTCCGCTTACCGTCTTCGATCAACGCCTTGGGTCTGGCCCCACCGATGGAACTGCCATGGAGCAGCGCGCTGTTCAGCCCCGGTGTCAGGGGAATTCCCTTTTCCACCCGCTCCGCCGCTTCCAGCAGCTCGGCCAACGAAGCATTTCGGGCCAGCCGAGGGGTGTATTCTGTCGGTGACCGTTGAAAGTCGAGGGCTCCGATCCGGTCTGACCCCGACATGAGCAGGAAGGTCAGCTCACTGGTCTCCCCGGTATCGATCTTCACGGCATCTTTGCCATAGATCCTGTTGAGAATGACCCTGCGGCCCCAGGCATCGGGAGCTGCATCTCTGATGCAGCCGGGAATGGACAGTCCGTCGAGGAGGGGCAGGTGTCCCGCCCGCAGGGGCAGTTCCGGTGGAAAAAGGGAGATGGCCTCGGCCCGTTCCAGGAAGCTGCGCCCGTAATTGAACAGCAGCGAGCCGTGACTTTCTTCCAGTCTGCCGGCGACCACCGGTTCCGTTTCTCCCGGCAGCCAGACCCAGACAAAGGCCTCATTGGGTACCTTAGAAGTCATCGGAGACCTCCCGGGGGTTGCTGCGGATCCGTTTGGGCAGCAGAGACAGAGTCTGTTTGGCCAGGTTCGACCTC
It encodes:
- a CDS encoding type II toxin-antitoxin system HipA family toxin, with amino-acid sequence MTSKVPNEAFVWVWLPGETEPVVAGRLEESHGSLLFNYGRSFLERAEAISLFPPELPLRAGHLPLLDGLSIPGCIRDAAPDAWGRRVILNRIYGKDAVKIDTGETSELTFLLMSGSDRIGALDFQRSPTEYTPRLARNASLAELLEAAERVEKGIPLTPGLNSALLHGSSIGGARPKALIEDGKRKYIAKFSSTTDTRNVVKAEFVAMRLAQLAGMNVAPVKLVKAAHRDVLLIERFDRRKTATGWTRKLMISALTLFGLDEMMGRYASYETFAELIRHDFDQPRETLRELFSRLVFNILCGNTDDHARNHAAFWDGKTLSLTPAYDICPQDCGGNEASQAMLIVGNDRSSRLATCLQAAPNFLLKKEEAREIIEGQIETIKQKWEEVCDEAELSPVDRNLLRSRQFLNPYVFEDYLAGR